The following are from one region of the Neurospora crassa OR74A linkage group III, whole genome shotgun sequence genome:
- a CDS encoding GPI-anchored cell wall beta-1,3-endoglucanase EglC produces the protein MRATELLAGAAALLASGVSAEAYLGFNSGNTLPSREAKFKKDWVQEFTTAQNLKNSPGVFNAVRLYTNIQAYSQTSEPIEAFEAAIETNTKILLGVWASGTNTIEPEIKALQNGIAKYGKKLTDLIIGASIGSEDLYRVSVTGIQNKSGVGAGPAELVKFIADWKKAFQGTAIANVPIGHVDTWDAWTNGTNKPVIDAVDWVGVDEYPYYENGKGNNIENSGYLFDRAYDAIEGAVGGKPIWVTETGWPYVGQTWDQAAATIKNQQYYWQEVGCRKLFGKVPTFWYNLRDSNPDNEMKFAITDNLSTTPHFDLTCPKTFKTTPKGSSSSASATSSATGTGVSSPSSMESGSSGSGSSGSASSGTASSSEPATVTAPAETAVATGSATSVKGVSAAAVAGMTLLVGVFAML, from the coding sequence ATGCGCGCTACCGAACTcctcgccggcgccgccgccctcctcgCTTCCGGCGTATCCGCCGAGGCCTACCTCGGCTTCAACTCGGGTAACACGCTCCCCAGCCGCGAAGCCAAGTTCAAGAAGGACTGGGTGCAAGAGTTCACCACGGCCCAGAACCTCAAGAACTCCCCTGGCGTCTTCAACGCCGTCCGTCTCTACACCAACATCCAGGCCTACTCGCAAACCTCGGAGCCCATTGAGGCCTTTGAGGCCGCCATCGAGACCAACACCAAGATCCTGCTGGGTGTCTGGGCCTCGggcaccaacaccatcgaGCCCGAGATCAAGGCTCTCCAGAACGGTATTGCCAAGTACGGCAAGAAGCTGACGGACCTCATCATCGGCGCCTCCATCGGTTCCGAGGACCTGTACCGTGTCTCCGTCACGGGCATCCAGAACAAGTCGGGTGTCGGCGCGGGCCCCGCCGAGCTCGTCAAGTTCATCGCCGACTGGAAGAAGGCCTTCCAGGGCACCGCCATTGCCAACGTGCCCATCGGCCACGTCGACACGTGGGACGCCTGGACCAACGGTACCAACAAGCCCGTCATCGACGCGGTCGACTGGGTCGGTGTCGACGAGTACCCCTACTACGAGAACGGCAAGGGCAACAACATTGAGAACTCTGGATACCTCTTCGACCGCGCCTACGATGCTATTGAGGGCGCCGTCGGCGGCAAGCCCATCTGGGTTACCGAGACGGGCTGGCCCTACGTCGGCCAGACGTGGGACCAGGCCGCGGCTACCATCAAGAACCAGCAGTACTACTGGCAGGAGGTTGGCTGCCGCAAGCTGTTCGGCAAGGTCCCCACTTTCTGGTACAACCTCCGTGACTCGAACCCGGACAACGAGATGAAGTTCGCTATCACCGACAacctctccaccaccccccaCTTCGACCTCACCTGCCCCAAGACCTTCAAGACCACCCCCAAGGGCTCTTCTTCCAGCGCTTCTGCCACCTCTTCTGCCACCGGCACCGGTGTCTCGTCTCCTTCTAGCATGGAGTCTGGCTCTTCTGGCTCCGGCTCCTCGGGCTCCGCTTCCTCCGGCactgcctcttcttccgagCCTGCTACTGTTACCGCCCCTGCTGAGACCGCGGTTGCTACTGGCTCTGCTACCTCCGTCAAGGGCGTGTCGGCCGCTGCCGTGGCTGGCATGACCCTTCTTGTTGGTGTCTTTGCTATGCTTTAA
- a CDS encoding alpha-N-arabinofuranosidase II: MLWPSTPKLRPLLAFLSFLILLLSPSTLAITHSPPVSYKNTLIPQRADPHISKHTDGYYYFTATVPAYDSIIIRRSPTIQGLSSAPETTIWRRKSSGIGSNQVWAPELHYIDGKWYIYVALGVANEWRIRAFVLEGVGANPQTATWTEKGLVNTDWDTFSLDAHHFQVNGTRYLVWAQQEPTRTDENSSLLLAKLLNPWTIQRPATVISRPLLSWERVGYKVNEGPATLQKNGNIFLTYSASATDSHYCMGLLTASADANLLDPASWSKSPSPVFQSNSLTQQYGPGHNSFTVSEDGLSDVLVFHDRGYPNITGDPLNDPNRRTRVQKVYWKVDGTPDLGIPVPDGVTPVRLRSSFASAPEAYVRYYTGTFPSGAATLADTLFRVVTPGLAGGNTVSLESASRPGMYLRRSGTQVRFDAGSGSSSASFKSEASWMRKEGLADAAKGVSFEAAGATGQYLRLTASEGGLVVAAVGGDSTQKGQATFYLD, encoded by the coding sequence CTGGCCCTCAACACCCAAGCTTCGGCCTCTCCTggcctttctctccttcctcatcctcctacTCTCTCCATCTACCCTCGCCATCACTCACAGCCCCCCAGTCTCCTACAAAAACACGCTCATCCCCCAACGCGCCGACCCTCACATCTCCAAACACACCGACGGCTACTATTACTTCACTGCCACCGTCCCAGCCTACGACAGCATTATCATCCGCCGCTCTCCCACCATCCAAGGCCTCTCCTCGGCGCCCGAAACCACCATCTGGCGACGCAAGTCCTCCGGCATCGGCAGCAACCAAGTCTGGGCTCCCGAACTGCACTACATTGACGGAAAATGGTACATCTACGTCGCCCTCGGCGTAGCCAACGAATGGCGCATCCGCGCCTTCGTGCTCGAGGGCGTAGGCGCCAACCCGCAAACCGCAACATGGACAGAAAAAGGCCTGGTAAACACCGACTGGGACACTTTTTCTCTCGACGCGCATCACTTCCAAGTCAACGGAACACGGTACCTCGTCTGGGCCCAACAGGAACCTACTCGCACCGACGAAAACAGCTCCTTGTTACTCGCCAAACTGCTCAACCCCTGGACGATCCAACGCCCAGCAACCGTCATCAGCCGCCCGCTCCTCTCCTGGGAACGAGTAGGGTACAAAGTCAACGAAGGCCCTGCCACTCTGCAAAAGAACGGCAACATCTTCTTGACGTACTCGGCCAGCGCGACGGATAGTCATTACTGCATGGGATTGCTTACTGCTTCTGCCGATGCGAACCTATTGGACCCCGCAAGCTGGAGCAAGTCCCCTTCTCCCGTCTTCCAGTCCAATTCCTTGACACAACAATACGGGCCCGGGCATAACTCGTTTACGGTGTCGGAAGATGGCCTTTCGGATGTCTTGGTCTTTCATGATCGCGGGTACCCTAATATCACAGGGGATCCGCTGAATGATCCCAATCGACGCACGCGCGTGCAAAAGGTTTACTGGAAAGTGGATGGGACGCCGGATTTGGGGATTCCCGTCCCGGATGGCGTTACGCCCGTGCGGTTGCGCTCTTCTTTTGCCTCTGCGCCTGAGGCGTATGTCAGGTATTACACGGGGACTTTTCCTTCCGGGGCTGCTACGCTGGCCGATACACTCTTTAGGGTCGTTACGCCTGGCTTGGCGGGAGGGAACACTGTGAGTTTGGAGTCGGCTAGTAGACCGGGGATGTACctgaggaggagcgggaCGCAGGTCAGGTTTGATGCGGGGAGTGGTAGTTCGTCGGCAAGTTTCAAGAGCGAGGCGAGTTggatgaggaaggaagggttgGCGGATGCGGCGAAGGGGGTGTCGTTCGAGGCGGCGGGAGCGACAGGGCAATATTTGCGGTTGACGGCAAGTGAGGGGGGGTTAGTGGTGGCGGCTGTGGGTGGGGATTCGACACAAAAGGGGCAAGCGACGTTTTATTTGGACTGA